In the genome of Taeniopygia guttata chromosome 4, bTaeGut7.mat, whole genome shotgun sequence, the window atactaGATGCCCAAAGGGAAGAATGTGACTGCTGTATTTGCAGCTAAGACTCTTATGGGTGCTTAACACATGGCTAGCATTTCTGTATGGATTTGCTAGACAATATCTGCACGTGGTAAGTTGGGCAAATCTCTACTATTTTACAACTGATTTGTTTCTGCTTATtgattctctctcttttttaataCACTGTTGGaggaaaatcaaatttttattCTTGATTTGTTACCTTTATTGGATTAGTAAGCAGAAGATATTTTATGTACCAGCAGAATTACTAATTCCCAAAGCTAACATAACACAGGCTTTGCTTCCTTGTGCTTTTCCAGCAAAATACAATCACAGAAATGTTAGGCTGAAAGGATCATGGCTGAAACatccaaaaagaaaatactggtgttttgcttgcttttaaatatttatttcagtgaagaTTTCATATTctcattctgctttttcctgtttCCATATCCATGTTACTAGAATAATGTGTCCCATTGTAATGATGACTTTTTATGCAACAGTACGTTGTTGTTATGTTTGGTTTATGATCCAATATGATCCCAGATGACTTTCCGAAGAGCTGTTCCCTAATCAGTTGTTCCCCATCCTCTGTGGGTTCAGATAATTGCTCTTGCTGCAGCAAAGAGCTTCTGACTATTCCTTATTCAAATTCTTCGTATCATTTCTCCAGGCAATATTGTTTGGAACTGAAGTCTTGTTCTCTTGatacagttttaatttgcttaaCTTTATGCCTCTGAAAGTTTAGTAAGTATATATTCCATTCTGCTGAGTTATTAATGAAAGTATTAAATAGCATCAGATTCAGGACAAAATCCTGTGAAACACAGCTCAGTGTTTCCTTCTGTTTTGGTGTACAACTACCCCCAAGTTCAACTTTGCAGTTTCACATTCATATGGTGCTTATTTCTTCTAACTCATCTATTCTTCTAATTCATTTGTTCACTTGTGAGAATGTTATGTGAGATGATTACAAAAGCCACACCAAAATATAGCAGTGATTGCTCTTCATCCATCCATAAGACCTGTTACTGCATCCCAGCAGTAAATTTCACTGCCTATGACACACTCCTGATACATCTTGGGTACTggtaattttttgctttttcctaaGTGCTTAAATATTACTTATTTATTCCTGTACTTTTCTAGACTGAGTGGTCTACAAGTCTTCTGCACTTTTTTTGTCCCTTTAACCCTATTTTCAAAGATAGTTGCTGACCTTCGTCTTTTTACCAATCTGTCATTTGCTTATTCTCTCCTAGTTCTTGCCAGTAAGGATACATCTTGTCATTTGAtgcatttcccattttattccaGGGCTGGGTCTCCTGTCTCTGCACACTGTATGAATGTGCATACGCCCTGGGCTTTTTTGGAAGTTGGTTAGTTCCGTTCAAGAGCACAGCTTTGTCACACAGATAGGATGGATGTGCACTTCACCAGGAGCCACTGCACCTTCAGGTACACTTGTGCTATGACCTGGTTCATGTAGCTCTCTCTCTCATAGAGTTCACTCAGCAGCCTTTTCACTAATACATTATCTGACACTTGCAATTGCTAATTATCATATCAGCAAAGATacaatctttttaaaatgacagAGTTATTAAATTTGGTCCAGATGATTTAGAAGCAGTAAGCTAAAAGGAGTAGTAACTGCAGCTTTCAAGTGACATTCATGATGAAAGttagtgcaaaaaaaaaatcaaaacaaagcaataaaCATCTAGAATTAATTAATACCCTGcgtataattttatttctctgttgaGTAACAAGTCAAAACCACTTTCTTATAGTAATGTTTGTAGAGCAATCTCTTGTTATCACTGGCATCCCTTCCCAATTGTGCCTCACCCTGCTCTTGATCCTTTTATGAGTGTGTCCCTGCATGCTGTGTTCCCTTCGGCTCATCAATAGAAATCAGAACTAATTAGCACTTTGTATTCTGATCTTTCTGTTTGAGCTCAACAAAGCTCAGTTGATCTCTCACTGTATTGCCTACTCTTCCTTTTCATGAAGGACTGAATTGCGAATTATAATGTAATTTCTGTATGAGAACTCTATTTCATCtgaattcttttcatttttaagtttGCATTTTCTCTGCAATTTGACCTACTCATTTTTCTAGACTGAAGAAATCTGCCTACTTGATGGTCACTGTCTTCATTGTATACTTCATCCACTGttaaaaaacacaaattaaCCGAGTTGCCTTCTAGCCCAAGTTTCTTATGAAGTTTTCTTGTATTGGCAAGGAAGAAAATCCAGAGGaacttcttttcctcctttctctgtTCATTTTCTGTGCCTATCTTGCTTGCTTCTAAAAAACCTTATTTGCTTGGCTCTTCTTGATTTAGTGATGGAACAGTCCACTGCTGTGATACTGCCAGTGCACTTCTGAGCATGCATTTGAATCTCTGACCTACAAGAAACAGCTGGATTTTTGTTCTGTTcagttgttttttgtttgatgtttttatgtggctttggttttctttggcccgttttattttaatgaatggTTCCTCTTCCGGTAGAGGATGGTGATTAAATGGATTTTCAGTATAATCTCTGTGTGCAGATTTACTGGGGAGTGCGGTGGGGACTTCAGTACCCTGTTAGTGCTAGTGGATGCCATATGTGTTCTGACATAATGGGATGTGATTGTATGACTCCATTCTTGCCTTCCCAAGGAGGTTGTGTTTCAGGTATCCTTCTCTCTGAGTGGCTTGATCAGCTCATGTTCAAAAGCACTGGTACCAGACGCTATGTAAGCTGTAAGCagttacaaaaggaaaagtatTCTGTTTCTTGTTTACTGGATTAAGCTGCATTTTATTAACTTTGAAGCTGTGAAACTACTATTTAAGAATTTAATCTACCCTGTTTTTCTACAGCAACTAGGAAAAGTAACTTAACAACTTCCCAAAGTTAAAAAGCTGTCACAATTATCCTCAGTGTATCGCTACCCTACCACTAGTTAAACTGTTAGTAAAAAATGAAGTGTGCCTGAGGCAAGATTTTTCATATTTACTTCTAAGtccaatttaaaagaaaattctggtTTGCATTTTGTAATCTTTATTTTACCCTCTTATGTTAAAAAGGGCATGGAAAGTGTAGAGCTCTGCAAATACTACAAAGCTGGGAGGGGTCCAAGAAGCTAGACATATAAACACAGGAACTTTATATCCTGTTCAATAGCAGACCAGCCAGAATTTATTATTGTAATCTGAAATAGAAGAGTGGAGTGTTTTCATCAAGGAGCTGTCATACAGCTGTCCTTATTTCCCACCTAAATCTGTGCGCCCTAAAATGCTCAAGTAACTCTCTAGACTGAGCTCACTGAATGATATTATGAATTATTCCATACCAGATGGTCTTAATGGTCCACTTCTGTCTTGGCATGTATGGAGATGGATGTAGGAATGGATTTCCTGGCTTTACACATGGAAATTATACATGGAAACACTACTAAggaataaagaataattttatgaCATTTAGAGTAGTTTTAAAcagaggggggaaaaacccTGAATTTAGATGTCAAATACATGGCAGTTTTAGAAACAAACACATAAAATATAGAATATTACTTCTAATTAGTTTGTCTTACTGTTTGCTAGCTAATCTGTGCTTGTGTACTAGCTGCCCAATAAGCAGAAACTAATTTGCAAGTCATATGAACAATATGCTGATTTTTTATGTAATATGTGGGATGGGTATGAGGAGATTTTGTATAATACTTGAAGACTTCAGGATATACTTAAAGCCTTGTGGAGGAGATCTGGGCTCATGATTGCAGTACGTTGATGAtgcaggagggagctgctgggtttgTATGGGATGAGCTGATGAGACAGGGTTGTGTGAACTGGTTGTTggctttcctgtgctgggattGCAGCAGACACAGGGGAGCTTTGCCATTATTGCAGTGAAGTATGTAAGAGATCTCTAACGATATCAGGCTAAATATTGAAGATCTTCGCTTTTTACTTGTATTACTGCAATAATGTAGTTGCATTACACATGAGGAAATTTTcacatataaaaaaaataatttcatatgcAGGTATGAGttcagattttctttccttttttaaagagCAGATATAATAGGCTATGATCACTATATCACCAAGAAACCcaagatgaattttttttgctgtagcAGAGTTTTATCCTGTCACCTATGGCTGTGGAAACACTGTTAAGTATCTTTATACAGTATGCTTTTCTGCTGGTTACCTATTATATTTTAAGTGAGTTAATATTTTAAGGACAGGCctccatttttattaatttagcaaattttattaattttattaatttagcattAGAAAGATATTATATTAATAGCATTAGAAAATACGAAATGCATAATGTATAATCTAAAATTGAAATAAACAATTGGAACAGGTTTTAATAAATACTGCAGTCAATTTGTTATTATAATTGTGCATTATTTTCCAGTATTCTTCCTCTAGTTTGAATTTACAGTTTCATAGTACAGCTACTTTAAAAATGAAGTCTTGTATTTAGGGTaatgaaaattcctttttttgtaCTTCTTTCAGTATTTGAGCTATTCCTTTATCTTaattggttttgtgtttttagGACACTTTATTGGAATAAGTACCAAGGACAATGATATATTTTCTAGCTGTATTTTCTCCTTATCTGCTCTGTGTTTGGTTATGTACAAGATAATAGGAGATACTGCTTTTTCTACACACTTTACTAGTAAAagtgttcttaaaaaaaagccTCCTAACTTTATAGGAGTGGCATTTTATCAGTGGTAGTTACGTACTTTTGATtactttttctgtgaaaaaaatcagtgttgcAGAAAAGTTGCAGAAAAATTCTTCACCATCACACAGATGGTGAGTTGCAAGAAGGTTAAAGGTGATtttatgttttggatttttttaagtgaCAAGTTTGTCTTGTTTCTCAGCCATATCATGTCTGAGTATGTGAGGATGACAGATACAGAGCGTGACCAGATAGATCAAGATGCCCAGGTGTTCATGAGAACGTGTGCTGATGCCATTCATCAGCTCAGAACAGAAGGTAAACTAAAGCAGCTCTTACATGTTTTTTTCTAGTTCTTGATGAAGGCTAAGGTAATGCTGAATGTTGGTGAATACTGGTGAATCTTAAATGCTTTAGGAAAAAGATGGGGGAAGtcttgttgcattttttttgcaTCGGTGTAATCCCATTGGCTGATTAGTACTGTAATTCCATTTTCTTTAATGATAGTGGACAGAGAAGATACAGCATAGAATTTTGTTTATGTGTTCAAATACATCAATTAACAAGTGTAAAAAAGTCTTATTTGCTACTTGAGTGGCAAATTTGCTATTTGCTACTTGAGTAGTAATTCACACTGTGGCATAGAGGCCTGAAGCAAAGCTCTCTAGATTTGATGTTTGTCTTTTACTAGCTTGTCTACCTGTAAGGCATTACATGTATAATACTTCCAAGTTAGagataattaattaattttaacaaagTCCTGGTAGATTAAAAGTGTTTTTAACAACTTGAATATGAGGTCATACTTTTACTACACTATCTTATGAAAGTCGTAGAGAGAGAATTTCTGTGTTGCCATTTTCAAGTTGACTTGCTGCATCTCTGTATTTTGTTGATACACAAAAGATTTTAATGAGCTTTAAAATGCCACCTAAATATACTTGTAGCATTATTCAGAATCATTGAATGTCAGTCATGCATGGGAACTGTAtagtataaaaatgaaaaatatctatATATGTGAATTAAAAGGATGTTTGACACAgtaaatcccaaaaatttccacATAGTCTATACACCAGAAAATTTGAACACGTCGAATAATTTAAGCAAGTTAAATCTCTAGATCTAAAATGTTGTTCTTAGCTAGATGCTGCCTGTTCCTGTTTAGAGTTTATTTGACATAATAGAACCCTgtggcatatataaaaataccaTAGGACACTagttattttaagtttttggtttgttgtaaTGACTTGCTGTTTTAGAGaatctatatttaaatatagctatgtttaaaagaaatactaatatataacatatataaaatTTGACAAGGCTTTTATGTAACTTGTATATCAACTGAAAGTGCAAACTGTTGTGGAATTCAGTAGAAAGTTAAAAGAttggtttatatttttcttttgtatttcagcaCACAAGGGTGTCCAGTCTGCTCAGGTGAAGGAGCACAGAACAGCTGTCTTGGACTTCATTGAAGATTACCTAAAAAGTACTTAGTATTTACTGAATAGTTACAAATGGATGATTGCATTTTTCAAGAAAGGAATCTTGCCCTTTTAACCTGAAATTTTGTTTACTGCTGTCTTTAACAGGAGTGTGCAAGCTGTATTCTGAACAAAGAGCCATCCGAGTTAAGCGAGTGATAGATAAGAAGAGACTGTGAGTAGTGTCAAAATATAGTTTAACTGTGCCTTTCACTTGTAGGACATTCAACAAAACCATTGTTCATTGTTCATGTTTAGATTCtaaggagatttttttaatgtaagttTGTGGTTGGATGAGCAACTTCTGCAGTGAACAGGTGCATTCCAGGGATCTTTACACTTCAGGCATACTACTTGAGATGGCAGGTGTTCATGGCAAGCAGAAACATGATGAAAACAAAATGCTAGAATGTAACTTCTGAACTGAAACAAGAGCTTCCACTTTCTATAGTGGCACTTGTTAAGACTGCTAATGTAGAGCTGAAAATGTCTAGGAGACATTAAAGGTGATTGCTTGCTGCCTTTTTGGtctggtggattttttttcagtcaagtTTCAAACTCCTTActtcttcactttctttttctgcataGTCTCAGTTGTGAGAATGatggggaaaaggagcaggTTTGCAATTTATTTAATACCTTAGAACGtgcacataaataaataaattcttgaGCGTTTTGACGAGACTTGATGCTGGTTTATCAGTTTGATGTTTTGAGTTGATCAGCTACAGCTACAGTGAACAGTGAACTCAGAGAGATGTTTTCAAAAGTTCCTAACTGTATTTTATTCAGAATTATTCAGCCTGATTAAGCACAATTAGATTCACCCAAATATATCCTCATGAGACATAAATGGTAGTACATGTGGAGGATCAGACCAgaaccaagaaaacaaaataccccaaaccacTTTTGAAATGTGGTAAGAAGtaatgagagaaaagaaaagcatttctggTTTTGTAGCTCCCATAccttttcaatttaaaaaaaaatatatacagaaaCAAACTGTGtgatatttttaatgtgtaaaaATACAGAATCTTATCAGTATTCTTCATGGGAAAGAGCTTCAAAGAAAGAGAGGATTCTTCCTGCAGTCAAAGCAGTATCTCATGAATACCAGCTCTTACGTTAGTTAGTACTCTTACATTACTCTTTCCATGTGTAATCCCAGATTCAGGATTTTTCAGatgaataaacagagaaaaaacctCAATTTGATGCATTATTTTAGAAGTTAGAGTACCACTTAACTAAAGAGCAATAAGGCATTCAGAATCAACCCAAAAGATACATTCTTTTTATTGGAGGGTCCCTGTATGCCTCTCTTTATGGATGCAAGAACTAGAAAACAGATGTTGACCAGGTGGAGTCTGTATGCATTGCAGATGTGCTGTAATGGCTAAATTgtcatttaaattaaaattcaattCAAGTAAATCCCAGGGCATAACCCAATCTTTATTACGACTTAAAGAAAAATAGTGTCATTGATTTGTAACTTCCCTGAGGATTTCAGTGGGTGCTTTATGTGATAAGAACGTGTACCCTCTCTTAAAAGAACTAGGCATTCTTTAAACAGTGCATCCCAGACACTTTGTTCCTTTCAAATTGAAAGTTTCCTGTATTCCTATACTGTGCACAATAAGGACTACAAACAATAAAGGAGTAtgtttttttagaaataaatttatcCTAGTGCAGCTCTTCTTTCCTGCAGTTTAGTCAATATAAAATATGTGGATATCAGAGAATACTGAAAAGTTTGCCATAGAAGTTTATTTCATCATGTTTCATTCTATATTGACAACTATCCTAAGCTCCTCAACAAATTGCGTGAATGTTACAATTTTCTTACAGAGGTTGCCTTTATGTATTCACTCACATTTTTTGATTTAAAAGTTCAGCTGGTTGGGACTAgttttgcagaaagaaaatatgagaaatggaaacacaagcatttttttctgtaaaggtACTTGGTTGTGATTTTCAATTTTAATGTTTATTGGTATTCAAGATtatatttcatttcaattttaaacttctttttccATTAGAAAATTCTGTGAATTATGTATGCAGTTATTCAAATCAAGCTGATATTTTTGTTACCTGGGGAACTggtgttttattattattaaaactATTACTTGAACTTCTCAGATATGTAgataagtattttatttcttattattaGGCAAATTtgagagggaggagaggagagaagaatTCTTCTCTGTAAAATTACCAAAAGCCCAGTACTTGGAGAGGTTTTATCACTAGAAAAGGTTCCCTGCTACTGTTAAATAGCAATAATTCAGTTATGGCAATGGCATTATATTGTGGTTTTCACAGAATTCTGTAATTATGAGTTAGAATTTAGACACAATGCAAAGAAGGAACACAAAAAGCAACACCTGTTAGGCACAGGGGAGAATTGCAAATCATAATGAGATTAACTGTTGATCATATTTGAGAGGGTAGGAAGTTATAAAGGGTAGGATGGAATCACCTGGCACAGCAGGTGATTCCACCCATTGGTTTTTGGTTCTTTACCTTCTCCAACTGCATTACTAAACATTTAACTGCTTGCTATGTAGCAGTTACAGAATCCATTGTAGACAGCAATAAACCATGGaaatttactggaaaaaatactttacCACTAATTCTCAGCATTTTTTGATGCCACAGTGCAACATACTTGACAAGTACTTAATATAAAATCACTGAATAAGCTTCTCATGTTTTGCATTGCCTTTAGATTAAAATTACCTAATAGGGACTTAAAAGTAGTATAAGAAAGCTAATTCTATTGTATAGCATTTATGATAATTGAAAATATAAAGTAAAATTATcgtttttatttgaaaaaaataaagaagtagTACTTGGCTATGTTACTAAAAATTTTTCATATGACCTAAAtgttggcttttaaaaaaatttaattcacTGTACTTTTGAAAGGAAGTTTAATAAAGTGTCATTATTTTTAGGCTATAGCCTTCAATATTCTCAACTCTGAGCATGTGGTGCATTTTGTTCAGGAATACTATTCatgctttctttgcctttgtAGCACTATTTCAGTGACAAGTTGCTAAGTACATTTTGTATCTTGATTGGAAAATCTTAAATGTGAAGTTCACAAGAGTTAAAGTATTGAATCtgtgttttttctcattttagagAAATACATCTGTGTAGTATCAGTTAAATCATAGTCTTTTGTACTTCCAGGTCCAAACTTGAACCTGAGCAGAGCAATGTGTCCAAATCACCTTTTTCCGCTGAAAAATCTTCACAAAGTCCTTTAGAGGATTCTGAAGAAAAACTTTCTGCTGAGGAAAGCAAAGGTAGGAATAAAATGTAGTTACGTTTTACTTTTTGTGGCAAGTACCTGAGTGGTTCTCTGGTTAGCAGTACTTCCATCACTTTAGAAGGGCCAATTGCTATGACTGGcatgttttccattttcatctTGCTTGAGCTGACCAGGCTTCTGTGAAGCATACTGTGAGACTGAGAAGCAAAATCTTAAACTTTTTGACTTGCCAGCTAAACAAGTTATATGCTTTGCTGAATTCTTTGTCCTCTTAATAACCTCTTTGTGAactctttccttttcatttatttttatcaatATCATATCTTCTGAAATTTGTCTGatatttccatatttctttCACTGAATGCAAGGAATTAGAAAGTAGGTCAACGACTTTCTTGGAACATTCTGTGGTTTTTAAGCACAGAGCTCTTGAGTTGGACACTCCTACAGTAGGAATTCAAAGGTGGAAAATGCTCACACAGAGGAGGTTATTGGTTGGTCAGATCCAGTAGTTTTGGAGCTTTCTTCTTGACAGCATTGAGTTGCCCTGCTGGGAGAATTTCATCTTGTCTTTCAGGGGGCAGGGCATGCCCAGAAGTCCAAAGCAGTATCTCTGACCCTGGGGTCATTTCAAATGGCGCAGATCTTGATGGGGTTTATGAGCATTGGTTCTCTTTCCTGGTTGCCTGCTTCTTAGGCTGAGGGGTAGAAGCCATTTCAATTCTCTAGCCATTTCTGCTTGTCCTGGGATGTGGATGCTGGCAGAGCTTTGGAGATAAGTGCCTTTTGGAGTGCTACCACTATGCAGGTAATTTCAGGTTTCATACCTAAAGAGAAATattgtttctgtgattctgagattgcTTTCCCTGGCCTGAGGTCTTCCACTTGTGTTGTCCAAAGAAGACCAAGGTACCCTTTGATTTTTaccaggaatttttttccttctaattaCATTACATTGTGATAATACTTTGCCAGGGTAGAACAAATGCCATGGTTGGCCGTATTATTCTGATAAacagttgttgtttttttagtGATTTGTATTAAAAGAGTGAAGTTCCTCTGTTAGGTGACTCCAGGGCCGTACAGAGGATGGATTCATGTGAAGTGGGTGCTCCACTTCTGGATGAAGTATCTAACACTGCATTAGCTCACAATGTGTGAACACCTTCAGTTTCTGATAATGGCTTTGCTTATCTTCCTAACCAGTTTGTACTTCTGCAGCCCTATCAGTGTGCCTTCCCCCCCAACACTGAATTTATCATAAGAAGTACAGGTTTTGATTATGTGCCATTTCTAGTGCTTACCTTTTTATAGTGTGTCATAAGTGATGcagcacacaggcacacagatgAGTTTCACCTTAACCTGTTATCAGTGTTTTGCAGCTGTGAGCTGGTGccactggaaaagcagcagcatagTAGCATCTTCATTGCCTTGTGCTCTTTCCTTGTTACCAAATGCCCCTGCAATTTCTGGAAGTATGCACTCCCACTACATTGTGTTATTAAAATTTTTAGCTCCAAAAATCTATGCCATACCATGGAAAATACTGTTCCTTGGTTGCCTTGGACACAGCAAACCACTGCAGTAAATAGAAATGCAGCTATTTTATTATGCAGTAATTTTGATTACTCCGGTTCTCACTTTCATTagtttttgctttaatttttatgaGAAAGTAGGGGTCCTGCCACACaagtggtgctgctgcagtaCTTACAAGGGGTTGCTGACCAGACTTTGAGAAAACTATGGAACTTGTATCAAAATAAATCTGTCTGGAACAGTATGCAAATGCACACAGCCTGTGATTCCTCACATAAGGGTAAGTGCTGGTTGCTGCTGCTTATAGGAATCAGCCTTGTGACTTTGCTGGTAGGTGGTAGTCTAATTGTGAAAATAACATGAACAAGATGACTAGGAAACAAGAAGCTCAGTTTAAATCTTACAGCTTTtgatttatactttttttttttcagtaacttTTCAAATTTTTAGGAAGTCAGAGAAATGCTTGCATTTTGAAATCAGCTCTTTCATCTTCAGGATGTTGGTGGTTTAGAGAATGGTgataatttgtttttatgaaTTAGCCATCAGGAGCATGCCTGGGTCTCTTGTGTTAAATCTCATCTGTTGAGATACTTTTGAGAGCAGCTTGTGGTTCTGTCCTTAATTTGAACACTATGATGGACAGCTGAATGTGCTACTTAATGTGCTGAAGCACAGCTTgggttttgtctgtttttttggCAGAAACCAAAGCAAAATGTGATTACCTTTGTTTTGAGGCAAAGCACCTGTTAACATTAGAATTATAGTGGACATGCCTCATGGTAGGAAAATAGTCTCTCTGGAGAATGCTTTTATATACTGGCAGTATTTATTTGCATATTACAAATTGACATTTAGTTCatggaaataaatgtaaataatgaGTAGCTTTTGAACTGGTCCACAAGCTTAGCAGCTGTCTCCTTTCAGCATGGAAAAATGTTCAGAAGATTTGATCATTATTTTATATCTCTGTCACAAGTTAACTActtctctttctgaaataaaaatgtagtttGGCTTTTACTGGCTGAATTGCAGAAAGCATTAATGTCAGCTTCATGAAAGCTGCAGAAAGCCCAAAACATACCACAGTGACAGGAGGAACCCTGGGGATATACATGTTTCTTGCTTACCTCTTACCATAAATATATTT includes:
- the STX18 gene encoding syntaxin-18 isoform X2, whose product is MDVHFTRSHCTFSHIMSEYVRMTDTERDQIDQDAQVFMRTCADAIHQLRTEAHKGVQSAQVKEHRTAVLDFIEDYLKRVCKLYSEQRAIRVKRVIDKKRLSKLEPEQSNVSKSPFSAEKSSQSPLEDSEEKLSAEESKDRNLPDAQSNLGLWGDSRGEDELSPEEIQMFEQENQRLVGEMNNLFDEVRQIEGKVVEISRLQEIFTEKVLQQETDIDNIHQLVVGATENIKEGNEDIREAIKNNAGFRVWILFFLVMCSFSLLFLDWYDN